Proteins from a genomic interval of Gluconacetobacter diazotrophicus PA1 5:
- a CDS encoding sigma-70 family RNA polymerase sigma factor, with the protein MTEADWSRWMAAAQAGDADAYRHVLAEAQDWLRRFFLRRLPLSMVDDAVQDTLLAVHEKRHTFNPSQKFGPWIAAIARYKWIDRLRAASRANDAPLDDDLPVQDHEEQVTTAYALERLLGQLKPAQAEAIRLVKLRGLSIEEAARRTGQSATLVKVNIHRGLNRMNALVMRGSDVD; encoded by the coding sequence GTGACGGAAGCGGATTGGAGCCGCTGGATGGCGGCGGCTCAGGCGGGCGACGCCGATGCCTATCGCCACGTGCTCGCAGAGGCCCAGGATTGGCTGAGACGCTTCTTTCTCCGGCGTCTGCCGCTATCCATGGTTGACGATGCAGTACAGGACACGTTGCTTGCCGTTCACGAGAAACGGCATACATTCAATCCGTCCCAGAAGTTCGGCCCCTGGATCGCGGCGATCGCTCGATACAAGTGGATCGATCGGTTGCGGGCCGCCAGCCGGGCGAATGATGCGCCGCTCGACGACGATCTGCCGGTGCAGGATCATGAGGAGCAGGTGACGACGGCCTATGCGCTGGAACGCCTGCTCGGGCAGTTGAAGCCAGCGCAGGCGGAAGCCATCCGCCTCGTCAAGCTGCGCGGGTTGAGTATCGAGGAGGCGGCACGCCGAACGGGACAGTCCGCCACGCTGGTCAAGGTCAACATTCATCGCGGTCTGAACCGCATGAATGCTTTAGTAATGCGAGGTAGTGATGTCGACTGA
- a CDS encoding NrsF family protein yields MSTDPLIDRLATGLRPVRRRTPWRDATILLALGVIEIVFVLKLGLMRPDMPHAMGMPSFWWKAASLAVIAVVGGTTALLSLDPTRSPRRGLRIVGMLALAALVLGWLVDVLQAGPAVLWQRLDPTHGIVCARKIVELSLPAVLALGLFARRGAPVDARGTAWAVGIAAAAFGALAFALACPFDDPLYVAVWYSAACGVVTLVTRLVLPPLTRW; encoded by the coding sequence ATGTCGACTGATCCCCTGATCGATCGGCTCGCGACCGGCCTGCGGCCCGTCAGACGGCGGACGCCGTGGCGGGACGCGACGATCCTGTTGGCGCTCGGCGTGATCGAGATCGTCTTCGTGCTGAAGCTGGGTCTGATGCGTCCGGACATGCCGCACGCCATGGGAATGCCGAGCTTCTGGTGGAAGGCCGCAAGCCTGGCCGTGATTGCCGTCGTCGGCGGGACGACGGCGCTCCTGTCGCTCGATCCCACACGCTCACCGCGACGGGGTCTGCGCATCGTGGGCATGCTCGCCCTCGCGGCACTCGTGCTCGGCTGGCTGGTGGACGTGCTTCAGGCCGGTCCCGCCGTGCTCTGGCAGCGGCTCGATCCGACGCACGGCATCGTCTGCGCGCGGAAAATCGTGGAATTGTCCCTGCCGGCGGTGCTGGCGCTCGGCCTGTTCGCGCGGCGCGGCGCCCCGGTGGATGCGCGCGGCACGGCCTGGGCAGTGGGGATCGCCGCCGCGGCCTTTGGCGCGCTGGCCTTCGCGCTGGCCTGTCCGTTCGACGACCCGCTTTATGTCGCCGTCTGGTATTCGGCGGCCTGCGGCGTCGTGACACTCGTGACGCGTCTGGTCCTGCCGCCACTGACCCGCTGGTAG
- the yghU gene encoding glutathione-dependent disulfide-bond oxidoreductase — MSSSNTYTPPPVWTWNAQNGGTFASINRPVAGPTHEKALPVGRHPLQLYSLGTPNGVKVTIMLEELLAAGHAGAEYDAWLIKIGEGDQFGSGFTDVNPNSKIPALVDHSLDRPLNVFESGSILLYLAEKFDAFLPKDIAGRTACLNWLFWQVGSGPYIGGGFGHFYAYAPEKIEYAINRFTMEAKRQLDVLNRRLAESPFIAGDDYTIADMAIFPWYGGLVEGWMYNDAATFLNVQDYPHVRAWADRLLERPAVRRGRMVNRMVGEPSSQLHERHDASDFETKTQDRLAQG; from the coding sequence ATGTCTTCATCGAATACCTACACCCCGCCGCCGGTCTGGACATGGAACGCCCAGAACGGTGGCACATTCGCCAGCATCAACCGCCCGGTCGCAGGCCCCACGCATGAGAAGGCGCTTCCAGTCGGCCGCCATCCGCTCCAGCTCTACTCGCTGGGGACGCCGAATGGCGTGAAGGTCACGATCATGCTGGAAGAGCTGCTGGCGGCAGGCCATGCAGGCGCCGAGTATGATGCGTGGCTGATCAAGATCGGGGAGGGCGATCAATTCGGTTCCGGTTTTACCGACGTGAACCCGAATTCCAAGATCCCGGCGCTCGTGGACCATAGTCTGGACAGGCCGCTGAACGTGTTCGAATCCGGCTCCATCCTGCTGTATCTTGCCGAGAAATTCGATGCGTTCCTGCCGAAGGATATCGCGGGTCGAACGGCGTGTCTCAACTGGCTGTTCTGGCAGGTCGGAAGCGGTCCGTATATCGGCGGCGGCTTCGGGCATTTTTATGCCTATGCGCCGGAGAAAATCGAATACGCGATCAACCGCTTCACCATGGAGGCCAAGCGCCAGCTCGACGTTCTCAACCGGCGGCTTGCCGAAAGCCCGTTCATCGCGGGCGACGATTACACGATTGCCGATATGGCGATCTTCCCATGGTATGGCGGCCTCGTGGAGGGCTGGATGTATAACGATGCCGCCACGTTCCTGAACGTACAGGACTATCCGCATGTCCGGGCCTGGGCGGACCGGCTGCTCGAACGCCCGGCCGTGCGGCGTGGTCGAATGGTCAACCGTATGGTCGGCGAGCCGTCAAGCCAGTTGCACGAACGCCATGACGCGTCCGACTTCGAGACGAAAACGCAGGACCGGCTTGCCCAGGGCTGA
- a CDS encoding glutathione S-transferase family protein, which produces MIRFYYHPTPNPAKIALFLEEAGLSYEAVPIDTSKGEQHAPAFRRINPNGKLPAIVDTDGPGGQEARVFDSTAILLYLAEKTDRFLGTDADRPELLSWLMFLGTGLGPFSGQAVHFQYAAPGGLDYAVNRYRRETERHYQVLNDHLEGRSFVVGEDYTIADMSAWGWLDRAPRVMKGSDTPLAPWPNLARFMNLMNARPAVARARAVMTTHTFKTEMDVQALRALYPSNFPA; this is translated from the coding sequence ATGATCCGCTTCTACTACCACCCGACGCCGAACCCCGCGAAAATCGCGCTGTTCCTGGAGGAGGCTGGACTTTCCTATGAAGCCGTGCCGATCGATACCAGCAAGGGGGAGCAGCACGCGCCGGCTTTCCGCAGGATCAACCCGAACGGCAAGCTTCCGGCCATCGTCGATACGGACGGCCCCGGCGGCCAGGAAGCCCGCGTCTTCGATTCCACGGCCATTCTTCTCTATCTGGCCGAAAAGACGGATCGCTTCCTCGGCACCGACGCCGACCGCCCGGAACTCCTGTCCTGGCTGATGTTTCTGGGCACCGGCCTCGGCCCGTTTTCCGGTCAGGCCGTGCATTTCCAGTATGCCGCGCCCGGCGGACTCGACTATGCCGTCAACCGCTACCGACGGGAAACAGAGCGGCATTACCAGGTGCTGAACGACCATCTGGAAGGCCGCTCCTTCGTCGTCGGCGAGGATTATACCATTGCCGACATGTCGGCATGGGGCTGGCTCGACCGCGCGCCGCGCGTGATGAAAGGGTCAGACACACCGCTGGCACCCTGGCCCAACCTGGCGCGCTTCATGAACCTCATGAACGCACGTCCGGCCGTTGCCCGTGCCCGCGCCGTCATGACCACCCATACTTTCAAGACCGAGATGGACGTGCAAGCGTTACGCGCGCTCTATCCCTCGAACTTCCCGGCATAA
- a CDS encoding carboxymuconolactone decarboxylase family protein translates to MTPREKGNAATRALMGPESSERLATAAASNTFGADIVGYAVDHVFGDIWTRDGLDQPRRSLITMTVMVALRQPHEFGLHMNFALDHGMKLREIEEALIQMLPYVGFPAISSVLPIATKIIAARGLDKTADYAGHRGLL, encoded by the coding sequence ATGACACCGAGAGAAAAAGGCAACGCGGCAACACGCGCCCTGATGGGGCCTGAGTCGTCCGAGCGCCTTGCCACCGCCGCCGCGTCCAACACGTTCGGGGCCGATATCGTCGGATACGCGGTCGATCACGTCTTCGGCGATATCTGGACGCGCGATGGTCTCGACCAGCCGCGCCGAAGCCTCATTACCATGACAGTCATGGTGGCGCTGCGACAGCCTCACGAATTCGGTCTGCATATGAATTTCGCGCTCGACCACGGTATGAAGCTGCGCGAGATCGAAGAAGCGCTGATCCAGATGCTCCCTTATGTCGGATTTCCAGCCATCTCGAGCGTCCTGCCGATCGCCACAAAAATCATAGCCGCGCGTGGGCTGGACAAGACGGCCGATTATGCAGGCCATCGCGGCCTTCTCTGA
- a CDS encoding peroxiredoxin-like family protein, which produces MSLQAKLDAFKADFEAGKPPYNVPHAVIEVMHRATAELIAAGAAEKALKAGDRAPDFTLNDPEGNPVSTADLLAQGPLVVSFYRGVWCPYCNMELQALEAALPSFRALGANLIAISPQTAVNSRKSVRQNALDFPILSDTHNDVAAKFRLRFALPDYLVELYRNLKNDLPGFNGDDSWTLPMPGRFVIGQDGVILYAEVNPDYTRRPEPEDMLPALRKAANVTA; this is translated from the coding sequence ATGTCACTTCAGGCAAAACTCGATGCCTTTAAGGCCGATTTCGAAGCCGGCAAGCCGCCCTATAACGTGCCGCATGCGGTCATCGAGGTGATGCACCGTGCCACTGCCGAACTGATCGCCGCCGGTGCCGCCGAGAAGGCGCTCAAGGCCGGTGACAGGGCCCCGGATTTCACACTGAACGATCCGGAAGGCAATCCCGTCTCCACCGCCGATCTTCTGGCGCAGGGTCCGCTGGTCGTCAGCTTCTATCGCGGTGTCTGGTGCCCTTACTGCAACATGGAACTGCAGGCGCTCGAAGCCGCCCTGCCGTCGTTCCGCGCACTCGGCGCGAACCTGATCGCCATCTCGCCGCAGACGGCGGTCAACAGCCGCAAGTCGGTGCGCCAGAACGCGCTTGATTTCCCGATCCTGTCGGACACGCATAACGATGTGGCCGCAAAATTCCGCCTGCGTTTCGCGCTGCCGGATTATCTGGTCGAACTCTACCGGAACCTGAAGAACGATCTGCCGGGCTTCAACGGCGATGACAGCTGGACCCTGCCGATGCCGGGCCGCTTCGTGATCGGCCAGGACGGCGTGATTCTCTATGCCGAGGTCAACCCGGACTATACCCGCCGCCCCGAGCCTGAAGACATGCTCCCGGCCCTGCGCAAGGCCGCGAACGTCACGGCCTGA
- a CDS encoding alkene reductase, whose protein sequence is MSMLFTPFRAGALSLGHRVVMAPLTRMRSEPGDKAGALMREYYAQRTSHGGLIVSEATPVAREGYGYAGAPGIYDDAQIEGWRTVTDAVHASGGKIVMQLWHVGRQSHRDLQPDGGAPVAPSAIQAEGDAYTPNGPAPFSMPRALALHEIPGVIEQFRQGAARAKAAGFDGVEIHGANGYLPDQFLQDGTNHRTDAYGGPIENRARFLLEVTQAAIDVWGADRVGVRLSPSGTYGSMSDSNPQETFGYVAEKLDEMGIAYLHVVEPRIKGTELVAESDAVAARHLRGAFSGTLIAAGGFDGASAEAIIRAGDADAVAFGRAFISNPDLPERLRRNLPLNPYDRSTFYGGDAHGYTDYPALESVG, encoded by the coding sequence CGGGTCGTCATGGCGCCGCTCACCCGCATGCGTTCGGAACCCGGCGACAAGGCCGGTGCGCTCATGCGCGAATATTACGCCCAACGCACATCGCATGGCGGCCTCATCGTGTCGGAAGCCACGCCAGTCGCGCGGGAAGGATACGGTTATGCCGGAGCACCCGGCATCTACGACGATGCGCAGATCGAGGGCTGGCGCACGGTGACCGACGCCGTGCATGCCAGCGGCGGCAAGATCGTCATGCAGCTCTGGCACGTCGGACGGCAGTCCCACCGCGATCTTCAGCCGGACGGCGGCGCACCCGTGGCACCCTCCGCCATCCAGGCGGAAGGCGATGCCTACACGCCGAACGGGCCGGCGCCGTTCTCGATGCCGCGCGCGCTGGCGCTTCATGAAATTCCCGGCGTGATCGAGCAGTTCCGCCAGGGCGCGGCGCGTGCGAAAGCGGCCGGTTTCGACGGTGTGGAAATCCACGGTGCGAATGGTTACCTGCCCGACCAGTTTTTGCAGGACGGCACCAACCACCGCACTGACGCGTATGGCGGCCCGATCGAAAACCGCGCGCGCTTCCTGCTGGAAGTGACGCAGGCGGCCATCGATGTGTGGGGCGCGGATCGCGTCGGCGTGCGGCTGAGCCCAAGCGGCACTTACGGTTCGATGTCCGACAGCAACCCGCAGGAGACCTTCGGCTATGTCGCGGAGAAGCTGGACGAAATGGGCATCGCCTATCTCCATGTCGTCGAGCCGCGCATCAAGGGCACGGAACTGGTCGCCGAGAGCGATGCCGTCGCGGCCCGGCATTTGCGCGGCGCCTTCAGCGGCACGCTCATTGCCGCCGGCGGTTTTGATGGCGCCAGTGCCGAGGCGATCATCCGGGCAGGCGACGCCGATGCCGTCGCTTTCGGGCGGGCGTTCATCAGCAATCCCGATCTGCCGGAGCGTCTGCGACGCAATCTGCCGCTGAACCCGTATGACCGTTCGACCTTCTACGGCGGCGATGCGCATGGCTACACCGATTATCCGGCGCTTGAATCCGTCGGGTGA